AAGAACATAGAAATTGCCCAGAATAATGCAGTGCAGCGTAAATTACAAAATATAAAATTTGTATCCGGAAATTTTGAGGCGCTGCCCTTCGAAAATCAATCTTTTACGGGTTTATTGGCTGTTGAGGCATTGTGCCATGCTTTTCATCCGGAAAAAGTTTTAGCCGAAGCACATCGGGTTTTAAATAAAAATTGCTGTTTGGTAGTTTTTGATGGCTATACCACAAAATCGCACCAACAAATAACCAACAACGAGCTAACAGCCGTTAAACTGTTATCGGTAGCATTTGCCGCACCTACTTTTAAACATGAAGCTGAGTGGATTGAGGCCGCTAAAAAAAATGGTTTTGAATTGGTAAAAAATTCCAATTTTTCGGGGGCAGTTTTGCCCGGATTAACTGCTTTTGAGCGTGGTTGGCAAAAATGGATAAGTCCCTATCCTTTTTTGGCGGGCTTATCTTATAAATTAGGTGGTTATATGGGTTTAACAATGCGCCATTTAATGGCCGGAGCCTTGGCGGCGCAGCTAATTAAACAAAATATAATTTGTTATAAACTATTAGTGTTCAAAAAATAGATGCCACAATAACACGCTGTTTCGCGTTATAATATACTGTGTTTTACTGTACATATTATGTTTTTATATTTACAAAACTACATTTTAGCATGGCTTGGCTCTAACGATATTGAAGCCTATGCTTTTGCCATGGTGCTTATTTTAGCAGCTGCCATTCTTGTAACTTGGAAGTTTCCGGTGCGCGGGTTAAAGCCTATGCGCCTTGCACCTTTTATTGAAGGGCAATGGCTTCGCAAAGGCC
The sequence above is drawn from the Sphingobacteriales bacterium genome and encodes:
- a CDS encoding class I SAM-dependent methyltransferase, with the protein product MPNSQLVNSLAFIDKTMGINNLLRPQTALSDTQNYYQKLIPLYRKLHSPQGAMHFPLYNIGNFKGHHQALQAQAYLANTYFNTNSFADYNNQNSILELGCGQGYNCIWLAKQNPRAKFTGLDITPKNIEIAQNNAVQRKLQNIKFVSGNFEALPFENQSFTGLLAVEALCHAFHPEKVLAEAHRVLNKNCCLVVFDGYTTKSHQQITNNELTAVKLLSVAFAAPTFKHEAEWIEAAKKNGFELVKNSNFSGAVLPGLTAFERGWQKWISPYPFLAGLSYKLGGYMGLTMRHLMAGALAAQLIKQNIICYKLLVFKK